The genomic region AATGCGGCGGCGGATGTCGCGAATCGCTTCCTGGCGGGGTCTTCGCGGCCGATGGTGGTCGCGGGCTATTCGCTGGGCGGCAATTTCGCGCTGCGCGTGGCGATGCGTGCGCATGCGGCCGGGCTGCCGCTGGCGCGGGTGGCGGCGGTGTGTCCGGTGCTGGATCCAGCCGTGACCATGACCCGCCTGGAGCAGGGGATTCCGGTGTATCTGCGCTACTTCGAGCAGAGCTGGCGGGAATCGCTGCGCCGCAAACGCGACCGCTTCCCGCAGTACTACGACTTCGACGACCGCGTGCTCAAGCTCGAGATGCGCGAACTCACCCGCTGGATGGTCGAGCGGCACACCGATTTCGACACGCTCGACGATTATTTCAACGGTTACGCCATCGCAGGCGACCGGCTTGCGGGTCTGGATGTGCCGGCCGATCTGCTGACCGCCGAAGACGATCCGGTGATTCCGGTAGAAGAATTCCACGCGCTGCGCCTGCCGGATACGGCGCTGATCGAGATCGCCCACTGGGGCGGGCACTGCGGGTTTCTGGAAACCGCGCGCCTCGACGGTTATGCCGAGCGCTGGGTCGCGCAGCGGCTGTCGGCGGCGTTCGATACCTGACCGCCGATACCTGAGCACTGTTTCCGGAGGGCGCATTCCCTGCGGCGTTACACTAGACGCTTCCGGGCCCGGCCCCGCAGTCCCAGAACCTCCCATGCAAGAACGAATTTTCGCCGCGCTGCGGCGCGGCGCCAACGCCGAAGCCCTGACGCTGGCCCGCGTGGCCGTGGCCGAAGCCCCGCACGATGCCCACGCGTACGCGCTGCTGGCCCATGCCGAACGCGCCAACGGCGACCAGGCCGCCGCGCAGCATGCGATCGCACGCGCGGTGCTGCTGGCGCCGGAAGACGCCAACCTGCATTTCCAGCGCGCCGGCTTCCTGCTCAACGAGCACAAGCTTGGCGAAGCCCAGGCCGCGCTGACGCGCACGCTCGATCTCGACCCGAACCAGTTCCCGGCCTACATCCTGCAGGCGCAGATGGCGATCGGACGCGGCGAGATCGACGAAGCCGAACGCCTGCAGCGCTCCGCCGCCCGGCTCTCGCCCGATCACGCCTGGGTGAAAACGCTCGAAGGCATGATCGCGCTGCGTCGCGGCGACGGCGCGCGCGCGCAGACGCTGCTGATCCGCGCCGCCGAGCAGATGCCCAACGATCTGCAGGTGCTGTACGCGCTGGGGTTCGCGCATCTCAACCAGCGCCAGTTCGCGTTCGCCGAACAGGCGTTCCGCAAGATCATCGATCTTTCGCCGGCCATGCAGGGCCTGCGCGGCCTGCTCGCCGATGTGCTGTTGCAGCAGCAGCGCCCCGACGAAGCGCTCGAAGCGCTGCAGCCGCTGCTGGACAACCCCGCGACCGCCACGCCTGCGCTGAAGCGGATGACCGCCGAACTGGAAATGACGATGGGTCGCCAGGAATCGGCCATCCAGCGTCTGCGCGAAGCGTTGGCCGAAGATCCGCGCGATCCGCGCGCGTGGTCGCTGGCGACCGACATCTGGCGCCGCACCGGCGATGTCGCCGATGCCCGCACGACGCTCGATATCGCGCTGGAGCGTCACCCGGAAGCGGTGCGGCTGTGGCAACTGCGGCTTGCGTTCGAGCCCGAAGGCGGCGACGGCGCCAAGGCGGTCGTCGACCGCTGGCTGGCGGCCACGCCGGAGCACGTGCTTGCGCTCGAAGCGGCGATGCATCTGCACGAGGCGCGCGGCGATACCGAAGCGGTCGATGCGCTCGCGCAGCGCATCATCGAAGTGG from Lysobacter sp. harbors:
- a CDS encoding tetratricopeptide repeat protein — protein: MQERIFAALRRGANAEALTLARVAVAEAPHDAHAYALLAHAERANGDQAAAQHAIARAVLLAPEDANLHFQRAGFLLNEHKLGEAQAALTRTLDLDPNQFPAYILQAQMAIGRGEIDEAERLQRSAARLSPDHAWVKTLEGMIALRRGDGARAQTLLIRAAEQMPNDLQVLYALGFAHLNQRQFAFAEQAFRKIIDLSPAMQGLRGLLADVLLQQQRPDEALEALQPLLDNPATATPALKRMTAELEMTMGRQESAIQRLREALAEDPRDPRAWSLATDIWRRTGDVADARTTLDIALERHPEAVRLWQLRLAFEPEGGDGAKAVVDRWLAATPEHVLALEAAMHLHEARGDTEAVDALAQRIIEVEPGRTSAEMRVLDRMIRDQPEAAIVHIEGLIAKAGDDEAKRGVMPWLGYAQDRAGRHAEAVATWIALNAGEAAARWPLTSPGPAGPVGGIWPDAATAVPGTPPVAYLWGLPGSGVEKVAAVIGHAGYPLCADRFAPNPPQDPMQNPDTIAALNDGRLTPERLLAEWHAALPARGIRDGIVIDWLPFWDNAFLKMLRPLQPGAIVMVALRDPRDMLLEWLAFGSTLPYGIASPTDAALWMARQLQHVVALRKDNLQPHKIVATDHALTNVEAFAAEVGGGLGLEEIRVPPDVALGTQRFAFGHWRHYAKPLAEPFALLSQVAQTLGYPER
- a CDS encoding alpha/beta fold hydrolase, whose translation is MRTSPSAYRPPLWLRSPHLQSLISTSPLRRARGALLLRRSGAISKPYIVDGGDGVRLEGVHSRLPGTQPRGLALLLHGWEGSVESSYMRMTAAHLLGAGFEVFRLNFRDHGDTHHLNQALFHSNRIDEVVNAAADVANRFLAGSSRPMVVAGYSLGGNFALRVAMRAHAAGLPLARVAAVCPVLDPAVTMTRLEQGIPVYLRYFEQSWRESLRRKRDRFPQYYDFDDRVLKLEMRELTRWMVERHTDFDTLDDYFNGYAIAGDRLAGLDVPADLLTAEDDPVIPVEEFHALRLPDTALIEIAHWGGHCGFLETARLDGYAERWVAQRLSAAFDT